A single region of the Mugil cephalus isolate CIBA_MC_2020 chromosome 4, CIBA_Mcephalus_1.1, whole genome shotgun sequence genome encodes:
- the LOC125006482 gene encoding butyrophilin-like protein 2 isoform X1: MVLFLWIFVLSLTGFVAKSNGSEVIGVSEGSDVILPCSIKESVVQQLFDWRKDGEKMKEVFMYNAGLHYNNGLRDQDDQFRGRVSHFPDQMKFGNASIRINNTKITDSGDYTCDFPHINGGMTFNISLFVDPVFKDRSGEISGSVPKPSVTIFDVTDSGVQLKCEVQGAFPKPELRWKDSDGNILDAEEAEISERDGRYHITLQTTVTSTTTTSFQCVVQQKDLNHETASTITVSEKLFVSSCSKVTTEGVLIGIGLGVLPTAFAALLLAFKFIRISWIRGTKKNKEDEPEPMKSLRSDNSNI, translated from the exons ggtcagaggtcatcgGAGTATCTGAAGGAAGTGACGTCATCTTACCATGTTCCATCAAGGAGAGTGTTGTACAACAACTCTTTgactggaggaaagatggagagaagatgaaggaggtgTTCATGTACAATGCTGGTCTTCATTATAACAACGGTCTACGAGATCAAGATGATCAGTTCAGAGGACGAGTCTCACATTTTCCAGATCAGATGAAGTTTGGTAACGCCTCCATCAGGATTAATAACACAAAGATCACAGACTCTGGAGACTACACCTGTGACTTTCCACATATTAATGGAGGAATGACATTCAATATCAGTCTGTTTGTTG atcCTGTCTTTAAAGATCGATCAGGAGAAATCTCTG GTTCAGTTCCCAAACCCAGCGTCACCATATTTGATGTGACAGATTCTGGGGTCCAGCTGAAGTGTGAGGTTCAAGGAGCTTTTCCAAAGCCAGAGCTACGGTGGAAGGACAGTGATGGAAACATCCTTGAtgctgaggaggctgagatcTCAGAGAGAGACGGCCGCTACCACATCACCCTCCAAACTACTGTGAcctccaccacaaccaccagcTTCCAGTGTGTGGTCCAACAGAAGGACCTGAACCATGAGACTGCTTCTACCATCACTGTGTCTG AGAAACTGTTTGTGAGCTCATGCAGTAAAGTGACCACTGAAGGAGTCCTGATTGGAATAGGGTTGGGAGTTTTACCGACTGCATTCGCAGCTTTACTTCTGGCTTTTAAGTTCATCAGGATCAGTTGGATCAGAG GAACTAAGAAGAACAAAGAAGATGAACCTGAACCAATGAAGTCACTCCGCTCTGATAATAGTAATATATAA
- the LOC125006482 gene encoding butyrophilin-like protein 2 isoform X2: MVLFLWIFVLSLTGFVAKSNGSEVIGVSEGSDVILPCSIKESVVQQLFDWRKDGEKMKEVFMYNAGLHYNNGLRDQDDQFRGRVSHFPDQMKFGNASIRINNTKITDSGDYTCDFPHINGGMTFNISLFVGSVPKPSVTIFDVTDSGVQLKCEVQGAFPKPELRWKDSDGNILDAEEAEISERDGRYHITLQTTVTSTTTTSFQCVVQQKDLNHETASTITVSEKLFVSSCSKVTTEGVLIGIGLGVLPTAFAALLLAFKFIRISWIRGTKKNKEDEPEPMKSLRSDNSNI, encoded by the exons ggtcagaggtcatcgGAGTATCTGAAGGAAGTGACGTCATCTTACCATGTTCCATCAAGGAGAGTGTTGTACAACAACTCTTTgactggaggaaagatggagagaagatgaaggaggtgTTCATGTACAATGCTGGTCTTCATTATAACAACGGTCTACGAGATCAAGATGATCAGTTCAGAGGACGAGTCTCACATTTTCCAGATCAGATGAAGTTTGGTAACGCCTCCATCAGGATTAATAACACAAAGATCACAGACTCTGGAGACTACACCTGTGACTTTCCACATATTAATGGAGGAATGACATTCAATATCAGTCTGTTTGTTG GTTCAGTTCCCAAACCCAGCGTCACCATATTTGATGTGACAGATTCTGGGGTCCAGCTGAAGTGTGAGGTTCAAGGAGCTTTTCCAAAGCCAGAGCTACGGTGGAAGGACAGTGATGGAAACATCCTTGAtgctgaggaggctgagatcTCAGAGAGAGACGGCCGCTACCACATCACCCTCCAAACTACTGTGAcctccaccacaaccaccagcTTCCAGTGTGTGGTCCAACAGAAGGACCTGAACCATGAGACTGCTTCTACCATCACTGTGTCTG AGAAACTGTTTGTGAGCTCATGCAGTAAAGTGACCACTGAAGGAGTCCTGATTGGAATAGGGTTGGGAGTTTTACCGACTGCATTCGCAGCTTTACTTCTGGCTTTTAAGTTCATCAGGATCAGTTGGATCAGAG GAACTAAGAAGAACAAAGAAGATGAACCTGAACCAATGAAGTCACTCCGCTCTGATAATAGTAATATATAA